The Nitrospirota bacterium DNA segment GACATGTATAAAGAAATGCAGGTTGAAACAAAGGGTGAGTTCGGGGGCGTGGGTATTCAGATCGGCGTGAAGGAGAATCGTTTGGCGGTGATCGCGCCCATCGAGGGTACGCCGGCCTTTCGAGCCGGGATCAAGGCCGGTGATTTTATTACTAAGGTGAACGATGACACGACCAAAGACCTCACGTTGATGGATGCGGTCCAGAAGATGCGTGGCCCGAAGGGCTCGAAGGTCAATTTGACGATTCAGCGGGATGGGACTCCCGAGCCGCTCCAATTTACACTGGTCCGTGACACCATCAAGATCGAGAGTGTGAAGTCGAAGGTGCTGGACAATATCGGCTACGTTCGGCTGACGCAATTCCAGGAGTCGACAGGGCGTGATTTGAGTAAGGTGCTCAAGCAGTTCAGGGAGCAGAAGCTCCAATCGACCATCCTGGACCTCCGCAACAATCCCGGAGGATTGTTGACGGCGTCCGTGGAGGTCTCCGAGCAGTTCCTCCCTGCCGGCAAGCTCGTGGTTTATACCAAAGGACGCGAGAGCAAGAAGGATGAATGGATTGCCAAGGGGAAGGATCAGATGGACGACTCGCCCATGATCATTCTCATCAATGAAGGATCGGCGAGTGCGTCCGAGATCGTGGCCGGCGCATTGCAAGACTATGGGCGGGCGGTCATTGTCGGAACGACCTCGTTCGGCAAGGGATCGGTGCAAACGATTCTCCCGCTTGGGGATGGGTCCGGCCTCCGCCTCACGACGGCGAAGTACTACACGCCAAAAGGGCGCTCGATCCAATCGACCGGCATCACGCCTGACATTGTGGTGAAGGCTCAGCTTCCGACCACGGTGGCGAAGGCAGGAGAGACAAAACCCGTGGAAAAAGAAGGGGAGCCGAAGCAGGCCAAGCCTGCGGTTGTGCCGGGGAAAGATCAGCCGGCTCAGAATGGTAAAGGACCAGAAGAGGGCCAGCCGAAGAACGGTACCGTACCCCAGGCTTCCTCCGTCGATGCATCCGGCGATCCTTCGCTCGAGCAGGACGTCCAACTGCAAAAAGCGGTAGAAATGTTGAAGACCTGGAAGATCTTTAAGGAGCTTCCTCGCGCGTCGTAAATGGGGGAGGCTGCTGCGAAGCGGTGATCGCTTCAAGCAGCCGTTCTTCCGATCCTGAGAACCCTGGTACGGTGCGCAGCATGTGCGACCGTACCAGCCGTTCGAGGTCGGTCAATGTGGTGATGCAGAGGCGGGTGTGGAGGTAGGCCACCAGAGATTCTGATA contains these protein-coding regions:
- a CDS encoding S41 family peptidase codes for the protein MMEQYPRRRFWMVGPTVVVALVLGVMLGKGWERTGHATETYEELKTFSEVLTQVQKSYVDETKVKDLVQGAIRGMLATLDPHSAYMTPDMYKEMQVETKGEFGGVGIQIGVKENRLAVIAPIEGTPAFRAGIKAGDFITKVNDDTTKDLTLMDAVQKMRGPKGSKVNLTIQRDGTPEPLQFTLVRDTIKIESVKSKVLDNIGYVRLTQFQESTGRDLSKVLKQFREQKLQSTILDLRNNPGGLLTASVEVSEQFLPAGKLVVYTKGRESKKDEWIAKGKDQMDDSPMIILINEGSASASEIVAGALQDYGRAVIVGTTSFGKGSVQTILPLGDGSGLRLTTAKYYTPKGRSIQSTGITPDIVVKAQLPTTVAKAGETKPVEKEGEPKQAKPAVVPGKDQPAQNGKGPEEGQPKNGTVPQASSVDASGDPSLEQDVQLQKAVEMLKTWKIFKELPRAS